A single Coregonus clupeaformis isolate EN_2021a chromosome 39, ASM2061545v1, whole genome shotgun sequence DNA region contains:
- the LOC121554209 gene encoding PC4 and SFRS1-interacting protein — protein MPGKAADRFQLGDLVFAKMRGFPHWPARIAKGEGSKKKVPVFFFGTHQTAFIPPENIVPYVGNKGRYGKGVRIRGFTEGMWEIENSPRVGSKPKVGATPVKKEQAENKPDQTKTSAPVRMATAPKQAPKQAPKTQAKTNKTVAVTAPGNRAAPGNRAAPGNKKPSADGQPEADTPTNTRAEKRKKYEPVQGQKTAPASPAVSPPGKEHHR, from the exons ATGCCAGGCAAGGCAGCAGACAGGTTCCAGCTTGGGGACTTGGTCTTCGCCAAGATGAGGGGCTTCCCCCACTGGCCGGCCAGG ATCGCTAAGGGCGAGGGCTCTAAGAAGAAGGTTCCAGTGTTCTTCTTTGGAACCCACCAGAC AGCGTTCATACCCCCTGAAAATATAGTGCCCTACGTCGGGAACAAGGGCAGATATGGAAAAGGAGTGCGCATCAGAGGCTTCACAGAGGGCATGTGGGAGATAGAGAACTCTCCCAGAGTAGGCAGCAAACCCAAG GTGGGTGCTACCCCAGTCAAAAAGGAGCAAGCAGAGAACAAGCCAGACCAGACCAAGACATCTGCACCAGTCCGA ATGGCCACCGCCCCGAAACAGGCCCCGAAACAGGCCCCGAAAACACAAGCGAAGACTAACAAGACAGTGGCAGTGACGGCCCCGGGAAACAGGGCGGCCCCGGGAAACAGGGCGGCCCCGGGAAACAAAAAACCATCTGCCGACGGCCAACCGGAAGCTGACACGCCGACCAACACAAGAGCTGAGAAAAGGAAAAAG TATGAGCCTGTCCAGGGGCAGAAGACGGCCCCAGCCAGTCCAGCTGTAAGCCCACCCGGTAAAGAACATCACCGCTAG